The Oryzihumus leptocrescens sequence GACCAGCGTTCCCAGGAGCGGAAGAGGTCACCCAGCACGGGTCCGGTGTCGCCGTCGCTGATGCCCCACAGGGTGCGCGCCAGGATCTCGGGCCCCCAGGCCGGGACGCCGGCGCGGGTGGTCAGCAGCGTCACCTCCGTCTCGCGACGGTTGAAGGCGGCATACAGCGTGGGGAGGTAGCCCACCTGCAGCCCGATCACGACGAGGCCGGTGAAGGCGGCGGCGTACTCCACGACGGTGCTGGCCAGGTTGCGCGGGGCTGCGTAGCCCAGCGTCAGGATCGAGGACCCGGCCTCGTGGACCGACGCGGCCAGCGGGCCGCCGACTGCGGGAAGCAGGACCAGGGAGAACCCGACGACGAGCAGCATGAGCCAGACGCTGAGCCGGACGAGCAGGCTCAGCGGCGACTGCCAGGCCAGGATGCGGTCGCGGCGCGCAAAGGAGCGCACGCCGGCGGTCGCGCGCAGGAAGAGCAGGTCCACCACCCGGTCGGTGGCCCGCGAGACCCTGGAGTCGATCGCCCGGGGCACGACCAGGGTGCCGACCACGCTGAACAGCGTGCCGCCCACGATGAGGAGGCCGACCACGCACCCGATCCAGCGCCACAGCACTCTCCGTCCAACCCCTCAGGGGGACAAACCCTTCCGGGCGGAGGCGCCCGATTCGGGACCGAGTTCCCGTGGCGGCCGCCCAGACCGCTGCACGCTGAAGGCCTGCCGAGCAGGGAAGGTGGGTGCACCGTGGACCTCGGAACCATGATCGGGACGGCGCAGGCCCTGGTTGCCCCGGGCAAGGGCATCCTCGCCGCGGACGAGAGCACACCGACGATGGCCAAACGCCTCGCGGCCATCGGCATGGAGTCGACCGAACCGCGCCGCCGGGCGTATCGCGAGCTGCTGTTCACCGCGCCCGGGATCGGCGAGTTCATCAGCGGGGTCATCCTCTTCGACGAGACCATCCGCCAGCGGACCACGGACGGCGTGCCCTTCCCCGAGGTGCTCCGCCGGCAGGGCGTCATCCCCGGCATCAAGGTCGACGCGGGGACCACGCCGCTGGCCGCCTTCCCCGGGGAGGTGGTCACCGCCGGACTCGACGGGCTGCGGGAGCGGCTGGGCGAGTACGCGTCCATGGGTGCGCGCTTCGCCAAGTGGCGGGCGGTCATCCACCTCGGCGAGGGACGTCCGACGACGGCCTGCGTGGAGGCGAACGCCCACGCCCTGGCCCGCTACGCGGCGCTCGTGCAGGAGGCGGGCCTGGTGCCGATCGTCGAGCCCGAGGTGCTGATGGACGGGGCGCACAGCCTCGAGCGCTGTGCCGTGGTGACCGTCGAGGTGCTCCGGGCGGTGTACGAGCAGCTGGCGCGCCACCGCGTGGTGCTGGAGGCGAGCCTGCTCAAGCCGAACATGGTCCTGCCGGGTCAGGACAGCCCGGTCCGTGCCGGCGACGACGAGATCGCCGAGGCGACGGTCATGGCCCTGCGGGAGGTCGTCCCCGCGGCCGTGCCGGGGATCGTGTTCCTGTCCGGCGGGCAGTCGGACGAGGAGGCCACCGCCCGACTGGACGCGATCAACAGGATGCCTGCACAGCCCTGGGAGCTGAGCTTCTCGTTCGGCCGTGCGCTCCAGGCGCCGGTGCTGCGCGCGTGGCGCGGCGACGACGCCAACACCGTCGCCGCGCAGGCGGCGCTGCTCCACCGTGCCGCCCTCAACGGCGCCGCGCGCCGCGCCTCCTACCGCCCCGAGCTGGAGAAGGTCGCGGTCGAGCCGCCGGCGACCTCGTAGGACCACAGCTCGCTGTGGACCCCGACCGGGCGTGCGGACGCTCCACCCGAGGGCTGCTCACCCGAAGGCTGTTCGCCCGAGGACCCTTCGCCGGCGCGCTCGGAGGCCGAGCGGTGACCGTGGGCGAACGCCGGGGAGCTCACCCAGGCCTCGAACGCCGCGTCGTCGCGCCACCGGGTGATGACCAGCCAGGTCGTCCGGTCGTCGGTGGGCTTGAGCAGCTCGAAGCCTTCGAACCCGTCCTGGTCGTCCACGGCACCCGCCCGCGCGGCGAAGCGGCGGGCCAGCTCGTCACCACTGTCCGCCGGCACGGTGATCGCGTTGATCTTGATGACCGTCACCCTCGCCATCGTGCCAGAGCTGGCTCCCGGGGGGATCATCCGCGCGGCAGGAGCCAGGGGCGACCTCAGGTAGCCGCGGGCACGGCATACGTCGTGGTGCGCTCCCGCACGGGACGGCCGATGCCGGAGGCGATCTCGGTGAGCTCGGCGACCGTCTTGGCCGACCCGTGCGCCGAGCCGGCCATCCGGCTGATCGTCTCCTCCATCAGCGTGCCGCCGACGTCGTTGGCGCCACCGGTGAGCATCAGCCGGGTGCCGTCGACGCCGAGCTTGACCCACGAGGTCTGCACGTTGTCGATCCGCCCGTGCAGCATCAGCCGCGCGACCGCGTGCACCGCGCGGTTGTCGCGCAGCGTCGGGCCGGGCCGCGACAGGCCGGCGAGGTAGACCGGCGCGTTGGTGTGGATGAACGGCAGCGGCACGAACTCGGTGAACCCGCCGGTGCGGTCCTGGATCCGCGTCAGCGTGCGCAGGTGCCCGACCCAGTGCCGCGGGTGGTCGACGTGGCCGTACATCATCGTGCTCGAGCTGCGCAGCCCGAGCTCGTGCGCGGTCTCGACCACCTCGACCCACTGCGCCGCGGGCAGCTTGCCCTTGGTCAGCACCCAGCGGACCTCGTCGTCGAGGATCTCCGCGGCCGTCCCCGGGATCGTGTCCAGCCCGGCCTCACGCACCTCCGTGAGCCAGTCCCGCACGGAGACCCCGGACTTCGCCGCGCCCGTCGCGATCTCCATGGGCGAGAACGCGTGCACGTGGATCCCGGGCGCCGCGGACTTCACCGCGCGCACGATGTCCGCGTATGCCGTGGCCTTCAGGTCCGGGGAGATCCCCCCCTGGAGGCACACCTCGGTCGCCCCCAGCGCCTGGGCCTCGGCGGCGCGGCGGCCGACCTCCTCCAGCGAGAGCGTGTAGGCGTCGGCGTCGGTCTTGCGCTGCGCGAACGCGCAGAACCGGCACCCGACGTAGCAGACGTTGGTGAAGTTGATGTTCCGGTTGACCACGTAGGTCACGTCGTCGCCGACGACGTCCCGGCGCAGCCCGTCCGCGAGCGCCGCGAGCGCGTCCATGGCCTCGCCGTCACAGTTCAGCAGCGCCAGGTAGTCGTCGTCGGAGAGCCCGGCCGGGTCCGCCTCGGCCCGCGCCAGCGCGGCCCGGACGTCACCGTCGAGCCGCTCCGGCGCGCCGGGCGTCACCCGCGAGGCGACCGACTGCCAGTCGCCGTAGACCTCGTCGAAGTCGCTGCGCCGGTCGCCGGTGCGGCCCTCCTCGTCGACCCCACGATGCAGGTCCGTGCGGCCGGATCCCGTTCCGGCAGAGGCCATCCCGCCGTCCGGCTCCTGCCAGACGAGCCCCTCGGGCACGGCGTCCTCACGGGCCAGCCCGGTGGCCGGCTCGACCAGCGCGCGCACGTGGGCGTGCAGCCGCGGGTCGACCCAGGCCTCGTCGCGCTCCAGCGACCCGAGCAGGAACCGCGGGTGGGCGGTCAGCCGCTCGCGCAGCTCCAGCCCCGACTCGGCGGTCCAGATGCGCAGGTCCTCCACGTGCGGCCAGGGCCGCTCCGGGTTGACGTGGTCCGGCGTCACCGGCGACACGCCGCCCCAGTCGTCCACCCCGGCGGCCAGCAGCCGCGAGATCTCCTGCGGCTCCGAGAGGTTCGGCGGCGCCTGGATGCTCACCGAGGGCCCGAGCAGCAGCCGCGCGACCGCGACGGTGGCGAGGTACTCCTCCTCCCCCACGTCCGGGGTGCCCCGCATCGCGGTGTCGTCCTTGGCCCGGAAGTTCTGCACGATGCACTCCTGCACGGAGCCGTACTCCCGCGCCACGCGGCGGATCGCCAGGAGGCTCTCCACCCGGTCGGCCGCGGTCTCGCCGATGCCGACGAGGATGCCGGTGGTGAACGGCACGCCCACCCGTCCGGCGTCCTCGAGCACGCGCAGCCGCACGACGGGGTCCTTGTCGGGAGAGCCGAAGTGGACCTGGCCGGGCTCGGACCAGAGCCGCTCGGAGGTCGTCTCGAGCATCATCCCCATCGACGGCGCGACCGGCTTGAGCCGCTGCAGGTCCGCCCACGACATCACCCCGGGGTTGAGGTGGGGCAGCAGGCCGGTCTCCTCCAGCACCCGGATCGCCATGGCACGCACGTAGGCGAGGGTGTCGTCGTACCCGTGCGCGTCGAGCCACTCGCGCGCCGCCGGCCAGCGGTCCTCGGGCCGGTCGCCGAGGGTGAACAGCGCCTCCTTGCACCCCTGCGCCGCCCCTTCGCGGGCGATCTCCAGCACCTCGTCCGGGGACAGGTACGCCGCGGGGAGACGATGCGGGACCGTCGCGAACGTGCAGTAGTGGCAACGGTCCCGGCACAGCCGGGTCAGCGGGATGAAGACCTTGCGCGAGTAGGTGACCACCCCGGGACGCCCGGCGGCAACCATCGCCGCGTCACGCACCCGCGTGGCGGCCTCCGACAGCGTGACGAGGTCCGAGCCCCGCGCACCGAGGAGCACCTCGGCCTCGGCGGCGTCGAGGGCCTTGCCGTCTCGGGCTCGGGCTAGGGCGCGGCGCAGGGCGTTGTCACTCACCGCGTCAGGCTATGTCAGGCCCCGACGACCGCCGCGTCCCGCCCGGTCAGGTCTCGCAATGTGACCGCGGTGGCCACGGCGGCGGTCGCCGCCTCGTGCCCCTTGTCCTCGGAGGACCCCGGCAGCCCGGCCCGGTCGAGGGCCTGCGCGTCGTCGTCACAGGTGAGCACGCCGAAGCCGACCGGCACACCGGTGCGCACGGACACGTCGGTCAGGCCGACCGTCGCGGCCTGGCAGACGTAGTCGAAGTGCGGCGTCCCGCCCCGGATCACCACGCCCAGGGCGACCAGCGCGTCATACGACCCGGCCAGGCGCGCACAGGCGACCGGCAGCTCGAAGGTGCCGGGCACCCGGACCAGCTCGACGCTGTCGACGCCCGACTCGGTCAGCGCCCGGCGGGCGCCCTCGACCAGCCCGTCCATCACCGTCTGGTGCCAGGACGCGGCCACCACGGCCACGCGCAGGCCCTTGCCGTCGACCCGGAGGTCAGGTGAACCCGCCCCGCTCATGCTGATGCTCCCTTGTCCGTCGCCTCGATGACGAGGTCGTGCCCCATGCGGTCGCGCTTGGTGCGCAGGTAGTGCTCGTTGTCCTCGCCCGGGACGATGCTCAGCCGCTCGACCGCCACGACCTCGATGTCGTAGCCGCGCATCGCGTTGACCTTCAACGGGTTGTTGGTCAGCAGCCGCACCGCGTGCAGCCCGAGGTCGGCCAGGATCGCCGCGCCCGCGGCGTACTCCCGGGCGTCGATCGGCAGGCCCAGCTCGACCTGCGCGTCGACCGTGTCAAAACCCTGGTCCTGCAAGGCATAGGCGCGCAGCTTGTGCAGCAGCCCGACGCCCCGGCCCTCGTGGCCGCGCAGGTAGACGATGACGCCACCCTCGCGCCCGACCCGCTCCATCGCCCGCTCGAGCTGCGGCCCGCAGTCGCACCGCTGCGAGCCGAACACGTCACCGGTGAGGCACTCGGAGTGCAGGCGCGCCAGCGGTGCCCGCCCCTCGAGGCCCTTCGGGCTGACCAGGGCGACGTGCTCGTCACCGGTGACCATGTCGCGGTAGCCGTGCACCCGGAACTCACCGTGCTCCGTCGGCAGCCGGGTCTCCACGATCTTCTCGACCCGGTCGTTGCGCTGCCGCCAGGCGATGAGCTGCTCGATGGTGATGACCGGCAGCTCGTGCTTCGCGCCGAGCTCCAGCACCGCCGGCAGCCGCATCATCGCGCCGTCGTCGTGGACCAGCTCGGCGATGACGCCCACCGGGGACAGCCCGGCCAGGCGGCACAGGTCGACCGCGGCCTCGGTGTGCCCGGCACGCACGAGCACCCCGCCCTCGCGGGCGCGCAGCGGGAACACGTGGCCGGGCCGGACCAGGTCGGAGGCCTCGGTCGCCGGGTCGGCCAGCAGGTTGACCGTCCGGGCCCGGTCGGCGGCGCTGATGCCGGTGGTGACGCCCTCGCGGGCGTCCACCGAGATCGTGTATGCCGTGCCGCGCGGGTCCTCGTTGCGGCTCACCATGGGCGGCAGCTCGAGCCGGTCGGCGACCTCGTCGGGCATCGGCGCGCACACCACGCCGGAGGACCAGCGGATCGTCCACGCCAGCCACTGCTCGGTCGCCGTCTGCGCCGCGAGGATGACGTCACCCTCGTTCTCGCGGTCCTCGTCGTCGGTCACGAGGACCGGCAGGCCGCGGCGCAGCGCGTCCAGGGCCTCCTCGACGGTCGACAGGGCGGTCGTCATGCGCTCACCTCACTCGTCGCGCGGGCCACGGGGGTCTCCACGCTGGAGGCCCGCAGCCACACGAAGAAGCCGTAGATCACCAGGCCGCCGTACACGGCGTACAGGACGGCCGAGGGGTAGAAGTGGGAGTGCACCAGCAGCGGCACCCCGACCAGGTCGACGCCGATCCACGCGAGCCAGAAGTCGTTCCAGCCGCGGGCCATGGCGTAGGTCGCCACCATGGAGCCGACGAAGATCCACGCGTCGCACCAGAAGTACCAGCGCGGGGCGGGGAAGCCGGCACCGATGGCGTAGAACACCTGCTGCGCCACGACGACGCCGACCAGCCACACCGCGAGGTAGCCGATCCGCTCGCGCGCGGTCGCCCACCGCGGGGTGATCGCCGGCACGTGGGAGTCGCCGGCGGCGCGTGCCCGGCGCAGCTGCGACCAGCGCCACCAGCCGTAGATGCTGGTGATGATGAAGAAGACCTGCCGCCCGGCCTGGCCGTAGAGCGTCTCGCCCTGCGGGTTGGAGAAGGCGACGCCGAAGAACACGGTGAACAGCAGGGCGTTGCCGACGATGCCGACCGGCCAGGCCCACACCCGCCGGCGCATGCCGCCGATCGCCGAGGCGAAGCCGAACGCGTTGCCGACCACCTCGCGCCACAGGATCGGCTGGCCGGCGATGGTCAGCTGGGCCTCGAAGAGGCGCTGGAGGATGTTCATGCCTGGGCTCCTGCGGACATGAGGCGCTCGACGTACTTCGCGAGCACGTCGACCTCGAGGTTGACGGTGGCGCCGACTCCCTTGTGCCCCAACGTGGTCAGGTCGAGGGTGGTCGGGATGAGCGAGACGGAGAAGGTGTCGTCGGTGACGGCCGAGACGGTCAGCGAGACGCCGTCGACGGTGATCGAGCCCTTCTCCACGACGTAGCGCGCCAGGGCCTGCGGCAGGGTGAAGGTCACGACCTCCCAGCGGTCCCCCGGCTCGCGTGCGGTGATGGTCGCGGTGCCGTCGACGTGGCCCTGCACGATGT is a genomic window containing:
- a CDS encoding class I fructose-bisphosphate aldolase, with the translated sequence MDLGTMIGTAQALVAPGKGILAADESTPTMAKRLAAIGMESTEPRRRAYRELLFTAPGIGEFISGVILFDETIRQRTTDGVPFPEVLRRQGVIPGIKVDAGTTPLAAFPGEVVTAGLDGLRERLGEYASMGARFAKWRAVIHLGEGRPTTACVEANAHALARYAALVQEAGLVPIVEPEVLMDGAHSLERCAVVTVEVLRAVYEQLARHRVVLEASLLKPNMVLPGQDSPVRAGDDEIAEATVMALREVVPAAVPGIVFLSGGQSDEEATARLDAINRMPAQPWELSFSFGRALQAPVLRAWRGDDANTVAAQAALLHRAALNGAARRASYRPELEKVAVEPPATS
- a CDS encoding antibiotic biosynthesis monooxygenase family protein — translated: MTVIKINAITVPADSGDELARRFAARAGAVDDQDGFEGFELLKPTDDRTTWLVITRWRDDAAFEAWVSSPAFAHGHRSASERAGEGSSGEQPSGEQPSGGASARPVGVHSELWSYEVAGGSTATFSSSGR
- a CDS encoding bifunctional FO biosynthesis protein CofGH, with the protein product MSDNALRRALARARDGKALDAAEAEVLLGARGSDLVTLSEAATRVRDAAMVAAGRPGVVTYSRKVFIPLTRLCRDRCHYCTFATVPHRLPAAYLSPDEVLEIAREGAAQGCKEALFTLGDRPEDRWPAAREWLDAHGYDDTLAYVRAMAIRVLEETGLLPHLNPGVMSWADLQRLKPVAPSMGMMLETTSERLWSEPGQVHFGSPDKDPVVRLRVLEDAGRVGVPFTTGILVGIGETAADRVESLLAIRRVAREYGSVQECIVQNFRAKDDTAMRGTPDVGEEEYLATVAVARLLLGPSVSIQAPPNLSEPQEISRLLAAGVDDWGGVSPVTPDHVNPERPWPHVEDLRIWTAESGLELRERLTAHPRFLLGSLERDEAWVDPRLHAHVRALVEPATGLAREDAVPEGLVWQEPDGGMASAGTGSGRTDLHRGVDEEGRTGDRRSDFDEVYGDWQSVASRVTPGAPERLDGDVRAALARAEADPAGLSDDDYLALLNCDGEAMDALAALADGLRRDVVGDDVTYVVNRNINFTNVCYVGCRFCAFAQRKTDADAYTLSLEEVGRRAAEAQALGATEVCLQGGISPDLKATAYADIVRAVKSAAPGIHVHAFSPMEIATGAAKSGVSVRDWLTEVREAGLDTIPGTAAEILDDEVRWVLTKGKLPAAQWVEVVETAHELGLRSSSTMMYGHVDHPRHWVGHLRTLTRIQDRTGGFTEFVPLPFIHTNAPVYLAGLSRPGPTLRDNRAVHAVARLMLHGRIDNVQTSWVKLGVDGTRLMLTGGANDVGGTLMEETISRMAGSAHGSAKTVAELTEIASGIGRPVRERTTTYAVPAAT
- the ribH gene encoding 6,7-dimethyl-8-ribityllumazine synthase; translated protein: MSGAGSPDLRVDGKGLRVAVVAASWHQTVMDGLVEGARRALTESGVDSVELVRVPGTFELPVACARLAGSYDALVALGVVIRGGTPHFDYVCQAATVGLTDVSVRTGVPVGFGVLTCDDDAQALDRAGLPGSSEDKGHEAATAAVATAVTLRDLTGRDAAVVGA
- a CDS encoding bifunctional 3,4-dihydroxy-2-butanone-4-phosphate synthase/GTP cyclohydrolase II — encoded protein: MTTALSTVEEALDALRRGLPVLVTDDEDRENEGDVILAAQTATEQWLAWTIRWSSGVVCAPMPDEVADRLELPPMVSRNEDPRGTAYTISVDAREGVTTGISAADRARTVNLLADPATEASDLVRPGHVFPLRAREGGVLVRAGHTEAAVDLCRLAGLSPVGVIAELVHDDGAMMRLPAVLELGAKHELPVITIEQLIAWRQRNDRVEKIVETRLPTEHGEFRVHGYRDMVTGDEHVALVSPKGLEGRAPLARLHSECLTGDVFGSQRCDCGPQLERAMERVGREGGVIVYLRGHEGRGVGLLHKLRAYALQDQGFDTVDAQVELGLPIDAREYAAGAAILADLGLHAVRLLTNNPLKVNAMRGYDIEVVAVERLSIVPGEDNEHYLRTKRDRMGHDLVIEATDKGASA
- a CDS encoding nicotinamide mononucleotide transporter family protein encodes the protein MNILQRLFEAQLTIAGQPILWREVVGNAFGFASAIGGMRRRVWAWPVGIVGNALLFTVFFGVAFSNPQGETLYGQAGRQVFFIITSIYGWWRWSQLRRARAAGDSHVPAITPRWATARERIGYLAVWLVGVVVAQQVFYAIGAGFPAPRWYFWCDAWIFVGSMVATYAMARGWNDFWLAWIGVDLVGVPLLVHSHFYPSAVLYAVYGGLVIYGFFVWLRASSVETPVARATSEVSA
- a CDS encoding riboflavin synthase → MFTGIVEELGRVVSVEPGEDSAVLRVRGPLVTSDATHGASIAVNGVCLTVVEHDAESFSVDVMAETLRRSSLGTLTAGDPVNLERAMAASSRFGGHIVQGHVDGTATITAREPGDRWEVVTFTLPQALARYVVEKGSITVDGVSLTVSAVTDDTFSVSLIPTTLDLTTLGHKGVGATVNLEVDVLAKYVERLMSAGAQA